From the genome of Cherax quadricarinatus isolate ZL_2023a unplaced genomic scaffold, ASM3850222v1 Contig138, whole genome shotgun sequence, one region includes:
- the LOC128700938 gene encoding zinc finger protein 845-like: protein MSKIPEKQCVEATQCTVVHVGDQLYQHSHSSLKQSSQQLQCGCQTKCNIDKKIFQCSVCLKEFSKNCYYLRHLRTHPGEKSYQCSECLKDFSRKPYLISHMRTHTGEKPYQCSECLRDFSRKSHLVNHMRTHTGEKPYQCSECLKDFSRKSHLVNHMRTHTGEKPYQCSECLKDFYHKEDLERHIRIHTGEKPYQCSECLKEFSRKSHLVNHMRTHTGEKPYQCSECLKEFSRKSYLVSHIRTHTGEKPYQCSVCLKKFYHKENLERHIRIHTGEKPYQCSICLKDFSRKSHLISHKRTHIIGKSYQCSVCQKDFSSKSGLEGHLRIHTGENPFKCSECLKDFSQKAGLIIHMRIHTGEKPFKCSECLKDFSRKPYLISHMRTHTGEKPYQCSECLKDFYHKVDLEKHVRIHTGEKPYQCSECLKDFSRKSHLVNHMRTHTGEKPYQCSQCLKEFSRKSYLVSHIRTHTGEKPYQCSVCLKNFHHKENLERHIRTHTGEKPYQCSECQRDFSRKSYLVNHVRTHTGEKPYQCSECLKDFSIKSCLASHMRIHTGEKPYQCSVCLKDFSRKSHLVSHKRTHIIGKSHQCSVCQKDFSSKSGLEGHLRIHTGENPYQCSECLKDFSQKAGLVIHMRIHTGEKPFKCSECLKDFSSKRHLKIHTRIHTGEKPYQCSECLKSFSKKSHLTRHMRTHTEERPYQCSECMKDFTKRFQLESHMRSHTRENALPEVMSCFMH from the coding sequence ATGTCTAAAATACCTGAAAAACAATGTGTTGAGGCAACACAATGTACAGTTGTTCATGTAGGAGACCAATTATATCAACATTCACACTCATCACTAAAACAATCTTCACAACAACTTCAGTGTGGATGTCAGACCAAGTGTAATATAGACAAAAAAATctttcagtgttcagtgtgtctaaAAGAGTTTTCTAAAAACTGTTACTATCTACGGCACTTGAGAACTCATCCTGGGGAGAAgtcatatcagtgttcagaatgtctgaaagactTTTCTAGAAAACCATATTTAATAagtcacatgagaactcatactggagagaagccatatcagtgttcagaatgtctgagaGACTTTTCTAGAAAATCACATTTAGTAAATCACATGAGAACTCAcactggagagaagccatatcagtgttcagaatgtctgaaagactTTTCTAGAAAATCACATTTAGTAAATCACATGAGAACTCAcactggagagaagccatatcagtgttcagaatgtctgaaagactTTTATCACAAAGAagatttagaaagacacataagaattcatactggagagaagccatatcagtgttcagaatgtctgaaagaaTTTTCTAGAAAATCACATTTAGTAAATCACATGAGAACTCAcactggagagaagccatatcagtgttcagaatgtctgaaagaaTTTTCTAGAAAATCGTATTTAGTAAGTCACATtagaactcatactggagagaagccatatcagtgttcagtatgTCTGAAAAAATTTTATCACAAAGAAaatttagaaagacacataagaattcatactggagagaagccatatcagtgttcaatATGTCTGAAAGATTTTTCTAGAAAATCTCATTTAATAAGTCACAAGAGAACTCATATTATAGGAAAGtcatatcagtgttcagtatgTCAAAAGGACTTTTCCAGCAAAAGTGGTTTAGAAGGACACTtgagaattcatactggagagaatcCATTtaagtgttcagaatgtctgaaagactTTTCTCAAAAAGCAGGGTTGATAATTcacatgagaattcatactggagagaagccatttaagtgttcagaatgtctgaaagactTTTCTAGAAAACCATATTTAATAagtcacatgagaactcatactggagagaagccttatcagtgttcagaatgtctgaaagactTTTATCACAAAGTAGATTTAGAAAAGCATGTaagaattcatactggagagaagccatatcagtgttcagaatgtctgaaagactTTTCTAGAAAATCACATTTAGTAAatcacatgagaactcatactggagagaagccatatcagtgttcacaATGTCTGAAAGAATTTTCTAGAAAATCGTATTTAGTAAGTCACATtagaactcatactggagagaagccatatcagtgttcagtatgTCTGAAAAATTTTCATCACAAAGAAAATTTAGAAAGGCATATaagaactcatactggagagaagccatatcagtgttcagagtgtcagaGAGACTTTTCTAGAAAATCATATTTAGTAAATCACgtgagaactcatactggagagaagccatatcaatgttcagaatgtctgaaagactTTTCTATAAAATCATGTTTAGCAAGTcacatgagaattcatactggagagaagccatatcagtgttcagtatgTCTGAAAGATTTTTCTAGAAAATCTCATTTAGTAAGTCACAAGAGAACTCATATTATAGGAAAGTCACATCAGTGTTCAGTATGTCAGAAAGACTTTTCCAGCAAAAGTGGTTTAGAAGGACACTtgagaattcatactggagagaatccatatcaatgttcagaatgtctgaaagactTTTCTCAAAAAGCAGGGTTGGTAATTcacatgagaattcatactggagagaagccatttaagtgttcagaatgtctgaaagatTTTTCCAGCAAAAGACATTTAAAAATACACACaagaattcatactggagagaagccatatcagtgttcagaatgtctgaaaagCTTTTCTAAGAAATCACATTTAACAAgacacatgagaactcatactgaGGAGAGGCcgtatcagtgttcagaatgtatGAAAGACTTTACTAAAAGATTTCAGTTAGAAAGTCACATGAGAAGTCATACTAGAGAGAATGCTTTGCCAGAAGTGATGTCATGTTTCATGCACTAA